GAATACAATGTTCTAATTTCTGAGGTAGCTTTCGCCTCTGACTCTCTTCTTCCTCTTCAGAAACAGTTTCTTCTGACTCCCATTCTGGTTCTTCTGCAAGGGCTTCTAGAGTATCAGCTTTTAAAGACACTAACATCGAAGCCCAAAGAAATGCCTGTCCTGATTGTGGTAAGTTTGTTTGTTGATCACGATCAGGATTAAGTGCATTAATTTCTTGGAAAAAGCGATCCACCACCTTAATGACATCCACATCCCAAGGATCAATTTCTCCCTGTTGGGCAAGATCAATCAGAAGATTAATGGCAAGATCAGCAGTATTTTCTTTTCTCGCTTCCAAGTTAGGATCAGGCTTCATTATGACTCATTTGGCGATGCTTCTTCCCCTTGCGGTAAGCTTTTTTGCTGTTCTTCTAACTGGCTTTTATAAGTTTCCACATCTTTACTCAAGTTTTCTAATTCCTTTTCCTTTTTTTTTAACTCCCGCTTTTGCCCAAAAGTAGCAATTTGACGAGCTAAACGACTCCAGATGCTGTATAGCCAAGCTAAGGTGGCTCCCAGTCCCATCGCTAAAATTAACTCAATGGCTAGGGGGGCTTGGACACGATACCCCGGAATAATTTGAATTGTTACCAATTCTGTATTCTCGATGCTAAATAAGACTAAGGCTAACCCGCTAGCAAAAATTACCACGAAATTAAGAATACGCATTACTCACTCCTAAATTTTTCAGTTTCTGAGGGTATCATGACAAAATCTGGTGAGATTTTAACTTTTTTTTGCCCTGTTTGGTTGGGTGCAACAAGGAATATTCCAATTTTCTCTCGGTTGAAAATTGCTATATTTTAAAGTTAGGCGCTTGTATTCCAGAACCGTTATGTCCCGTCGTTATCTCCTTATTTTAGGGTTAAGCCTAAGTCTAGCCTTCTTCTGTTTTCTTCCTAACGCCCAAGCCTTAGGCGGAAAGAAACCTCCTCTCAATGAACCCGCCCCAGAATTTACCCTTCCCACGAATAACGGAAACGGAGAAGTTTCCCTATCAGATTACCGAGGGCAATGGGTGGTTTTATATTTCTACCCCAAAGACTTCACCTCTGGTTGTACCCTCGAAGCCAAAAACTTCCAAAAAGATTTAGAGAAGTATCAGGCGCGGAATGCCCAAATTATTGGTGTCAGTGGTGATGATGTCCAGTCTCATGAAGAATTTTGTGAGGAAGTGGGAATTGAGTTTCCCCTGCTTGCCGACACAAATGGTTCCGTGAGTAAAACCTATGGCTCATGGCTAGGAATTAGATCGCTACGTCATACCTATCTCATTGATCCTGAGGGGATTCTAAGAGAAATTTTTATCGGCGTAAAGCCCCCCATTCATAGTCAAGAAGTCTTAGCCCGTTTAGACGAGTTGCAGGAAAAGTAAAAAAAGATGTAGAAAGTGTATTCTAGAATACTGTTTATTGCTTAATAAACCCTTAATCTTGTCTGGCAAATAGCATCAAATCACAACTTTAATTAAAGGTTGAGCATTTTGCCCAAACGTTTTCAATTATTAAGGGTGAATAATGACAAACAAGCGTTTTTATTACAATCTAGGCTTAGGAAGAACTTCTCGCCGTAAATTCTTGCAGTATAGTTCTCTAGCAGTCGGCACAGGAATGCTAGCAGCGTGTAATGGCTTTAATGGTGGAGGCGAGGGTACAGGGCCTCTAGATGATGATTTTGGTGAGAATCCGATTCCCGTTGGTGTCTTATATTCCACAACTGGTGAAATTGCCATTGTAGAAAAATCACTTCAAGAAGCAACCTTTCTTGCCATTGACCAAATTAATAGCGGAACAGGCCCCTGGGAAGGCAATGGAGAGGGGATTAACGGTCGCAAAATTCAACCGGTTGTAGTGAATCCAGACTCCGACTGGGACTTATATAACCAGATGGCACGACGCTTAATCAATGATGATGAAGTGAAATGTGTGCTGGGATGTTATACCTCTGCCAGT
This window of the Euhalothece natronophila Z-M001 genome carries:
- a CDS encoding peroxiredoxin, with the protein product MSRRYLLILGLSLSLAFFCFLPNAQALGGKKPPLNEPAPEFTLPTNNGNGEVSLSDYRGQWVVLYFYPKDFTSGCTLEAKNFQKDLEKYQARNAQIIGVSGDDVQSHEEFCEEVGIEFPLLADTNGSVSKTYGSWLGIRSLRHTYLIDPEGILREIFIGVKPPIHSQEVLARLDELQEK
- a CDS encoding LapA family protein, whose amino-acid sequence is MRILNFVVIFASGLALVLFSIENTELVTIQIIPGYRVQAPLAIELILAMGLGATLAWLYSIWSRLARQIATFGQKRELKKKEKELENLSKDVETYKSQLEEQQKSLPQGEEASPNES